A genomic segment from Tuwongella immobilis encodes:
- a CDS encoding coiled-coil domain-containing protein: MPSGWRMALLGLLVPAVVCSGGIGVAALRAQPFAQPSELELQAAKQRLERFRESLERVTERYPALEPKQFSDTIDDEEPEFREVSRWADKFRREVETWTEQAEAVIECVDRRRDLPGAERLAQSLAQSLRNAKLDREPRELEDRLKPIVTLPIGVIAESTEAKLALTPELLLKSPQMARERLQLWQAAQKTNLEYLKEKGKELRAFHQQLSQLQRSLDDLDDELTTAYRRVKDQSRALSDAERDVERLHRDVQKRTSAMADQIRLLERAIVVEERRGQRIREWVRETWGP, from the coding sequence ATGCCGTCTGGATGGCGAATGGCCCTGTTGGGGTTGCTGGTGCCTGCGGTGGTATGCTCAGGCGGCATCGGGGTGGCCGCGCTCCGTGCCCAACCGTTCGCCCAACCCAGCGAATTGGAATTGCAGGCCGCCAAACAGCGACTCGAACGATTCCGCGAATCGCTCGAACGAGTCACGGAACGCTATCCGGCCTTGGAACCGAAACAATTTTCCGACACCATCGACGATGAAGAACCGGAATTCCGGGAAGTCAGCCGCTGGGCCGACAAGTTTCGTCGGGAGGTGGAGACCTGGACCGAACAGGCAGAAGCGGTGATCGAATGCGTCGATCGGCGGCGCGATTTGCCCGGTGCCGAACGCTTGGCCCAATCTCTGGCCCAATCGCTTCGCAATGCCAAACTCGACCGCGAACCGCGCGAGTTGGAGGATCGCCTCAAGCCAATTGTGACGTTGCCCATTGGCGTGATTGCGGAATCGACCGAAGCGAAACTCGCACTCACGCCCGAACTGTTGCTGAAATCGCCGCAGATGGCCCGCGAACGACTGCAATTGTGGCAGGCGGCCCAGAAGACGAATCTGGAATATCTCAAAGAAAAAGGCAAAGAATTGCGGGCATTCCATCAGCAACTCTCGCAATTGCAGCGGAGTCTGGACGATCTCGACGATGAATTGACCACGGCCTATCGTCGGGTGAAAGACCAATCGCGGGCGCTCAGCGATGCGGAGCGCGATGTCGAACGCCTGCATCGGGATGTGCAGAAGCGCACGTCGGCGATGGCGGATCAAATCCGTCTGCTGGAACGGGCTATCGTCGTCGAAGAGCGTCGCGGCCAACGAATCCGCGAATGGGTGCGAGAAACCTGGGGACCATAA